A region of Nostoc sp. 'Peltigera membranacea cyanobiont' N6 DNA encodes the following proteins:
- the infC gene encoding translation initiation factor IF-3: MPVIEKKRTRDLPQINERIRFPKIRVIDTDGAQLGIMPPQEALQLAEEKELDLVLISDKADPPVCRIMDYGKYKFEQEKKAREARKKQHTADVKEVKMRYKIEEHDYNVRVKQAERFLKDGDKVKATVMFRGREIQHSDLAEELLKRMATDLEPYGELQQAPKKEGRNMMMLISPKK; encoded by the coding sequence ATGCCTGTGATTGAGAAGAAAAGAACTCGCGATCTGCCCCAAATTAACGAACGAATTCGTTTCCCGAAAATTCGGGTAATTGATACTGACGGTGCCCAACTGGGAATTATGCCCCCACAAGAAGCACTACAACTAGCAGAAGAAAAAGAGTTAGATTTGGTGCTTATAAGTGACAAAGCTGACCCGCCAGTTTGTCGGATTATGGACTACGGGAAATATAAGTTTGAGCAGGAGAAAAAGGCGCGGGAAGCCCGGAAAAAGCAGCACACGGCTGATGTCAAAGAAGTTAAGATGCGCTACAAAATAGAAGAACACGACTACAACGTGCGTGTTAAGCAAGCAGAGCGCTTTTTGAAAGATGGCGATAAAGTCAAAGCGACTGTGATGTTCCGGGGCCGAGAAATTCAACACAGCGACCTAGCAGAAGAATTGCTCAAGCGAATGGCAACGGATTTGGAGCCTTATGGCGAGCTTCAACAAGCGCCTAAAAAAGAAGGGCGAAACATGATGATGCTCATCTCGCCCAAAAAATAA
- a CDS encoding MFS transporter yields MELKNHWLAVNKVALPRLLQWVNLRPEESERTQIMFIFYTTVCVGLRWAEDSTVALFLDEYGTHLLPWMYIASAAMSAGLVFLYSWLQRIFPLRRVIVAIAPCMLMPLLLLVVLRWGAHISYLAVISAFLLRLWVDALYVVNDLNTSIVANQIFNIREIKRTYPLVSSGLLVADVISGFSLPWLVQYTSLNKIIFIACLVIFLGSGILLYLTNRYRAAFPETPQKLIPEEQVSRERFIKSPLKRYVWQLFAFVGLLQVIGLLIDFQYLRELQSNLGDRELASFLGLFGGMLGLCELLLQWFISSRLIERMGVFFTATLLPITVGIALPGVLVLLNLIPAIQSQSFFWGLIIVKFCDELLRYTFVMSSGPILYQPIPEAIRSRMQTLSGGTAEAIATGLTGALIFATLLFSGRFVPVPLQKLVLVAETMLIAGTCLKVVWELRSRYVELLVLSVARGHLSATNVGLRFFKQGVVKALGEKGSEADKRSCIELLAQIDTQGSAEVLAPLLVKLTPDLQRQSLEVMLMAGANPAYLSAIRPLLEQPQETNPEVFALALRYVWLAEPNPNLTILEEYLNPRQNSLIRATAAALVLRQGTPMQKVAATKTMRRMLTHKQERERVNGVRALREAVYLQALRIHIPNLLQDESLRVRCAVLEMIAATHLEEYYSALIAALYYKSTRTTAMSALVRLENEAIEMLLRLATNIYKPEVVRMYAWRTIAQIGTQQALETLWENLETSWGTTRDHILRSLLKIHKQPGIRGLVDRFYESRVENLIEQELKFLGEIYAAYIDLKILDEKENHQASERIVIVSELLQRALLELELDVKERLLLLLKLLYSPEKMQAAAFNLRSLSVVNLARGLEILEHTVTLSSKSLLLNILDNRPQAEKLQHLVEAKIVEYENMVVSDRLHRLLMLGNFLSDWCLACCFHFAQVTRTRLTSSEILVSLRHPTGFVREAAIAYLNMVSYRVLLQILPQLQKDPHPLVSAQVKELLKKYQFKNYN; encoded by the coding sequence ATGGAACTGAAAAATCACTGGTTGGCTGTAAATAAAGTTGCTTTACCACGACTACTACAGTGGGTGAATCTCCGACCAGAGGAGAGCGAACGAACTCAGATAATGTTTATTTTTTACACAACTGTGTGTGTAGGATTGCGGTGGGCAGAAGACAGTACGGTGGCGCTGTTTTTAGATGAATATGGGACTCATCTCTTGCCGTGGATGTATATTGCCAGTGCCGCGATGAGTGCAGGACTGGTTTTTTTATACTCTTGGCTGCAAAGGATTTTTCCCTTACGCCGGGTGATTGTGGCGATCGCACCTTGTATGTTGATGCCATTACTTTTATTAGTTGTATTACGTTGGGGAGCGCATATTTCCTACCTGGCAGTTATTTCGGCCTTTCTGCTGCGGTTGTGGGTAGATGCCCTTTATGTAGTTAATGACCTCAACACCTCCATCGTTGCTAACCAAATATTTAATATTCGGGAGATTAAGCGCACTTACCCACTGGTGAGTAGTGGTCTTTTGGTAGCAGATGTGATTAGTGGTTTTAGTTTGCCTTGGCTAGTGCAATACACCTCACTAAATAAGATCATCTTTATCGCCTGTCTAGTGATTTTCTTAGGATCGGGGATTTTACTCTATTTAACTAATCGCTATCGAGCGGCTTTTCCTGAAACCCCACAAAAACTAATTCCTGAAGAACAAGTTTCACGAGAGCGTTTCATTAAAAGTCCTCTAAAGCGCTATGTTTGGCAATTGTTTGCCTTTGTCGGTCTATTGCAAGTAATTGGGTTGTTAATAGATTTTCAATATCTGCGCGAACTCCAATCTAATTTGGGCGACCGAGAACTCGCCAGTTTTTTGGGTCTTTTTGGTGGAATGTTGGGACTGTGTGAATTGTTGTTGCAATGGTTTATTTCTAGCCGACTCATCGAACGGATGGGAGTATTTTTCACAGCGACCCTTTTACCAATCACTGTAGGCATTGCACTACCAGGAGTGTTGGTATTGTTGAATTTAATTCCAGCCATCCAATCGCAAAGCTTTTTCTGGGGTTTGATAATTGTCAAATTTTGCGATGAACTTCTCCGCTACACCTTTGTCATGAGTAGCGGCCCCATCCTGTACCAACCGATTCCAGAGGCAATTCGCAGCCGGATGCAGACTCTATCTGGTGGAACCGCCGAAGCGATCGCTACAGGTTTGACAGGAGCGCTAATTTTTGCAACTCTATTGTTTTCTGGGCGGTTTGTACCCGTACCACTACAAAAGTTGGTGTTAGTAGCAGAAACAATGTTGATAGCTGGCACCTGTTTAAAAGTAGTTTGGGAATTGCGATCGCGCTACGTTGAACTGCTAGTTTTAAGTGTGGCCCGGGGTCACTTGAGTGCAACCAATGTCGGCTTACGATTCTTCAAGCAAGGCGTAGTCAAAGCTTTAGGAGAAAAAGGCAGCGAGGCTGATAAACGCTCTTGTATTGAACTTTTAGCCCAAATTGACACCCAAGGATCTGCGGAAGTTTTAGCACCTCTGTTAGTCAAATTAACCCCAGATTTACAGCGCCAAAGTTTGGAAGTTATGCTGATGGCAGGTGCAAATCCCGCTTATCTATCCGCCATCCGTCCTTTATTAGAACAACCGCAAGAAACTAACCCCGAAGTTTTTGCCTTGGCGCTACGCTACGTTTGGCTGGCTGAACCAAATCCTAATTTAACCATCCTAGAAGAATACCTGAACCCCCGGCAAAACTCACTCATCCGCGCCACCGCCGCCGCTTTAGTCTTACGCCAGGGAACGCCGATGCAAAAGGTAGCAGCAACTAAAACCATGCGCCGAATGTTGACTCATAAGCAAGAACGAGAACGGGTGAATGGAGTTAGAGCGCTCAGAGAAGCAGTTTATTTGCAGGCGTTGCGGATTCATATCCCGAATTTGTTACAAGATGAGTCGTTACGGGTACGCTGTGCCGTATTGGAAATGATTGCAGCAACCCATTTAGAAGAGTACTATTCAGCACTGATAGCAGCACTTTATTACAAATCAACCCGCACTACAGCAATGTCAGCCCTAGTACGACTAGAGAATGAAGCTATAGAAATGCTGTTGCGGTTAGCTACCAATATTTACAAACCAGAAGTAGTGCGGATGTACGCTTGGCGTACCATTGCTCAAATTGGTACTCAACAGGCATTAGAGACTTTATGGGAAAACTTGGAGACATCCTGGGGAACTACGAGGGATCATATACTTCGCAGCTTACTAAAAATACATAAACAACCAGGAATTAGAGGTTTAGTCGATCGATTTTATGAAAGTCGGGTAGAAAATTTAATCGAGCAGGAATTAAAGTTTTTAGGCGAAATTTACGCCGCGTATATAGACTTGAAAATATTAGACGAAAAAGAAAATCATCAAGCAAGTGAGAGGATTGTGATTGTCTCAGAGTTGCTGCAACGCGCCCTTTTAGAATTGGAATTGGATGTCAAGGAGCGGCTGCTACTATTATTGAAGCTGCTTTACTCGCCAGAAAAGATGCAGGCAGCAGCATTTAATTTGCGATCGCTCTCAGTGGTAAACTTAGCGCGGGGGTTAGAAATCCTAGAGCATACCGTAACTTTGTCTTCAAAGTCTCTGTTGCTGAATATTTTAGATAACCGACCGCAGGCAGAAAAATTGCAACATCTTGTAGAAGCCAAGATCGTAGAATATGAAAATATGGTAGTTAGCGATCGCCTCCACAGATTGCTGATGCTGGGTAACTTCCTTTCTGACTGGTGCCTAGCTTGCTGCTTTCATTTTGCTCAAGTGACTCGCACCAGATTAACAAGCTCTGAGATTTTAGTCAGTTTGCGTCATCCAACAGGCTTTGTTAGAGAAGCTGCGATCGCATATCTAAATATGGTTTCATATCGTGTTCTCCTGCAAATCTTACCCCAGTTACAAAAAGATCCACATCCTTTGGTGTCTGCTCAAGTTAAAGAGTTGCTCAAAAAATACCAATTCAAAAATTACAATTGA
- a CDS encoding response regulator — MQTSGTLAGLDILVVEDDNDTRFFITTVLEMDGAKVIPVISADAARKVLSELQPDVLISDIGLPGEDGYTFIRKIRALQPKNGGRVPAIALTAYADSEDRIRALEGGFDTHVSKPIDPEELVQIVASLVASCNW; from the coding sequence ATGCAAACTTCTGGAACTCTTGCTGGTTTAGATATCCTGGTAGTTGAGGATGATAATGATACTCGCTTTTTCATCACTACTGTGTTGGAAATGGATGGAGCAAAAGTTATACCAGTAATCTCGGCAGATGCGGCCCGCAAAGTATTATCTGAATTGCAGCCCGATGTGTTAATTTCTGATATTGGGTTGCCTGGTGAGGATGGCTACACTTTCATTCGCAAAATCCGTGCGCTTCAACCAAAGAATGGTGGACGAGTCCCCGCTATTGCTTTAACAGCTTATGCTGATAGTGAGGATCGGATTCGTGCCTTGGAAGGTGGTTTTGACACTCATGTATCTAAACCGATCGATCCAGAAGAACTAGTTCAGATAGTGGCTAGCTTGGTTGCTTCTTGTAATTGGTAA
- a CDS encoding alpha/beta hydrolase, whose protein sequence is MLYRNFQTQADLDYQYNPSELGLDIPEYINFYATNSAGVREKLRCHLDVAFGSTLVEHLDIFPATQPQAPILVFIHGGYWIMSSSKDFSFVAQGLVAANVTVVVVNYALCPKVTIDEIVRQNRSAIAWIYHHAESFGADPNRIYVAGHSAGGHLTAMLMSTDWKNDYGLPDDIIKGGCAISGLFDLMPFPYTWLQPKIQLTWAEVLRNSPIRHLPEKSGFLLVTFGGEETSEFQRQSLDFLAAWKEKELPGEYLPQPNENHFTAINGFLDTDSTLCTAILRQINKAT, encoded by the coding sequence ATGCTGTACCGCAATTTTCAAACTCAAGCCGACCTAGATTACCAGTACAATCCCAGCGAACTAGGTCTTGATATCCCTGAATACATAAATTTTTATGCCACAAACAGTGCTGGAGTGCGTGAAAAACTACGTTGTCATCTAGATGTTGCTTTTGGCTCTACCCTAGTCGAACATCTAGATATTTTTCCCGCAACGCAGCCACAAGCACCAATTTTGGTATTTATCCACGGTGGCTATTGGATAATGTCCAGCAGCAAAGATTTTAGCTTTGTCGCCCAAGGTCTTGTAGCTGCCAATGTTACAGTGGTAGTGGTTAACTATGCCTTGTGTCCCAAAGTAACCATTGATGAGATTGTCCGTCAAAATCGTTCAGCGATCGCCTGGATTTATCATCATGCTGAAAGCTTTGGTGCAGACCCCAATCGCATCTATGTAGCTGGTCACTCAGCCGGTGGTCACTTAACTGCGATGCTCATGTCTACAGACTGGAAAAACGACTATGGACTACCAGATGACATCATTAAAGGTGGTTGTGCTATTAGCGGTTTGTTTGATTTGATGCCATTTCCTTACACCTGGCTACAACCCAAAATACAACTCACCTGGGCTGAAGTTCTTCGCAATAGTCCTATCCGTCATCTTCCTGAAAAATCTGGCTTTCTACTTGTAACTTTTGGTGGCGAAGAAACTTCAGAATTTCAACGTCAATCGCTAGATTTTTTGGCTGCATGGAAAGAAAAAGAATTACCTGGTGAATACTTACCACAGCCTAATGAAAACCACTTTACGGCAATCAATGGTTTTTTAGACACTGACAGTACACTGTGTACGGCAATTTTGAGGCAAATCAATAAAGCTACATGA
- a CDS encoding glycosyltransferase family 39 protein — protein MNNQLSENWNISKSWLRFLVIILLVIGIFFRFVNIDKKLYWGDEVFSSLRISGYMQSEMKKQLGNGRVFGTEDLQKYQYPNPDKNATDTVKGIILEDSQILPLYILITRFWVELFGNSVAVTRSFSAFISLLTFPFLYLLCKELFESSLIGWIAIALVAVSPVDVVYAQEARAYSLWIVTILASSLALLRAMRLQTKVSWFIYAAALLIGFYTHIFFTLVAFSQGIYVIAIERFRLTKISVSYLISSLVAFITFVPWIWIIITNPQPESVGWAGVKQTLFASATRWAGIFSRTFLDLGISPSDPGKLKIALIPFILIILVLMLYSIYVLCRRTSKRVWLFVLTLIGSVGLPLLIADFVFRDRYATSRYTLPSVLGIQLAVAYLLTTKLTSIYTKAWQKKFWSLVTFILIMSGIISCTINSQAQIWWNKYPERYQEFPKIANIISQADKPLLISNTENILPPVQILGHLVDPKVRFQIVEKNQLPEIANGFSDIFLFLYEPSDFLKAGVEKVYNSKLQQINRFFWKVK, from the coding sequence ATGAATAACCAATTGTCAGAGAACTGGAATATTTCTAAATCTTGGTTGCGTTTTTTAGTAATCATCCTATTAGTTATAGGTATATTTTTTCGATTCGTTAATATTGACAAAAAACTTTATTGGGGTGATGAGGTTTTCTCATCATTACGCATATCTGGCTATATGCAGTCAGAAATGAAAAAGCAGTTAGGTAATGGTCGTGTGTTCGGCACAGAAGATTTGCAGAAGTATCAGTATCCCAACCCAGATAAAAATGCAACTGATACAGTTAAAGGAATTATCTTAGAAGACTCACAGATTTTGCCGCTATACATTTTGATAACCCGGTTTTGGGTAGAATTATTTGGTAATTCTGTAGCAGTAACGAGAAGTTTCTCGGCATTCATTAGTCTGCTGACTTTTCCTTTTCTTTATTTGCTATGTAAAGAATTATTTGAGTCTTCACTAATAGGGTGGATAGCCATAGCTTTAGTAGCCGTTTCACCTGTTGACGTGGTGTATGCACAAGAAGCACGAGCATACAGTTTATGGATAGTAACCATCTTAGCATCGAGTTTAGCACTGCTGCGAGCCATGCGCCTTCAAACAAAGGTTAGTTGGTTCATCTATGCAGCAGCATTATTAATAGGGTTTTATACCCATATATTTTTTACCTTAGTTGCTTTTTCACAGGGAATTTATGTAATTGCAATCGAACGCTTCCGATTGACTAAAATATCGGTTTCTTATCTGATATCATCGCTTGTGGCGTTTATAACTTTTGTACCTTGGATTTGGATTATTATTACCAATCCTCAACCAGAATCAGTAGGTTGGGCGGGTGTGAAACAAACATTATTTGCATCAGCGACAAGATGGGCTGGTATATTTAGTCGGACGTTTCTTGATTTAGGTATTAGCCCTAGCGATCCAGGAAAACTTAAGATCGCCTTAATTCCGTTTATTTTAATTATTTTAGTTTTAATGCTCTACTCAATTTATGTTCTCTGTCGAAGAACATCTAAAAGAGTTTGGTTATTTGTCTTAACCTTAATTGGCTCAGTAGGTCTTCCCCTACTAATAGCGGATTTTGTCTTTCGAGATCGATATGCTACTAGTCGATATACACTTCCCTCCGTTTTAGGTATCCAGTTAGCTGTTGCTTATTTATTGACCACTAAGCTCACGTCTATTTATACTAAAGCTTGGCAGAAAAAATTCTGGTCACTTGTAACATTTATATTAATAATGAGCGGAATTATATCTTGTACGATCAACTCTCAAGCCCAGATATGGTGGAACAAATACCCGGAAAGATACCAAGAATTTCCGAAAATTGCTAATATTATTAGTCAAGCAGATAAACCACTGTTAATTAGTAATACTGAGAACATCCTTCCACCAGTACAAATACTTGGGCACTTAGTCGATCCAAAGGTGCGATTTCAAATTGTAGAAAAAAATCAGTTGCCAGAGATTGCTAATGGCTTTAGTGACATATTTTTGTTTTTGTACGAGCCGTCTGACTTCTTAAAGGCTGGAGTTGAGAAGGTTTATAACTCAAAATTACAGCAGATAAACCGCTTTTTCTGGAAAGTAAAATAA
- the argZ gene encoding bifunctional arginine dihydrolase/ornithine cyclodeaminase, with translation MTSRIRFLMCPPDHYDVDYVINPWMEGNIHKSSRDRAVEQWQGLHQILKQHAIVDLVTPQKGWPDLVFTANAGLVLGDNVVLSRFLHKERQGEEPYFKQWFEENGYTVNELPKDLPFEGAGDALLDREGRWLWAGYGFRSELDSHPYLAKWLDIEVLSLRLIDERFYHLDTCFCPLANGYLLYYPGAFDSYSNRLIEMRVAPEKRIAIAEADAVNFACNSVNVDSIVIVNKASEALKTRLAEVGFQVLETPLTEFLKAGGAAKCLTLRVTEPVRDEIHANVSVESRIIRMEGHLLDAGLINRALDLIIDAGGSFQVLNFNLGEQRQSTSAAEVRVSAPSHEVMEEIISLLIDLGAVDLPHDERDAILEPVIQDGVAPDDFYVSTIYPTEVRIKGQWVKVENQRMDGAIAITQTPTGFVARCKILRDLKVGEQVIVDVLGIRTIRKTESRELRNTQEFSFMSAGVSSERRVELVVEQVAWELRKIRDAGGKVVVTAGPVVIHTGGGEHLAQLVREGYVQALLGGNAIAVHDIEQNIMGTSLGVDMKRGVAVRGGHRHHLKVINSIRRYGSIPKAVEAGAIKSGVMYECVHNNIPFVLAGSIRDDGPLPDTQMDLIQAQEEYAKHLEGAEMILMLSSMLHSIGVGNMTPAGVKMVCVDINPAVVTKLSDRGSVESVGVVTDVGLFLSLLIQQLDKLTSPYVNKVG, from the coding sequence ATGACTTCCCGTATTCGCTTTTTGATGTGTCCTCCTGACCACTACGATGTAGACTATGTGATTAATCCCTGGATGGAAGGGAATATTCATAAATCATCGCGCGATCGCGCCGTGGAACAATGGCAAGGATTACACCAAATCCTTAAACAACACGCCATCGTAGATTTAGTAACACCCCAGAAAGGTTGGCCTGATTTGGTTTTTACCGCCAACGCTGGCTTGGTACTGGGCGATAATGTCGTCCTCAGTCGCTTTTTACATAAAGAACGTCAAGGAGAGGAACCTTACTTCAAACAATGGTTTGAGGAAAATGGTTATACAGTTAATGAACTTCCCAAAGATTTGCCTTTTGAGGGCGCAGGAGACGCACTCCTAGATCGGGAAGGACGCTGGTTATGGGCGGGATACGGTTTCCGATCGGAATTAGATTCTCACCCTTATCTAGCTAAATGGCTAGATATTGAGGTTCTCTCACTGCGACTGATAGACGAACGTTTCTATCATTTGGATACCTGTTTTTGTCCCTTAGCAAATGGCTATTTGCTGTACTATCCTGGCGCTTTTGATTCTTATTCCAACCGCTTAATTGAAATGCGAGTCGCACCAGAAAAGCGAATCGCAATTGCTGAAGCTGATGCAGTCAACTTCGCTTGTAATTCGGTGAATGTGGACAGCATTGTGATTGTGAACAAAGCGAGTGAGGCTTTGAAAACCCGCCTTGCAGAGGTGGGTTTCCAAGTGTTGGAAACACCGCTTACTGAATTTCTCAAAGCTGGTGGCGCAGCTAAATGTTTAACTTTGCGGGTAACGGAACCAGTTAGAGATGAAATTCATGCCAATGTATCGGTAGAAAGCCGGATCATTCGCATGGAAGGACACTTACTAGATGCTGGCTTAATTAACCGCGCCTTAGATTTGATTATAGATGCCGGGGGAAGCTTCCAAGTCCTGAATTTCAACTTAGGAGAACAGCGGCAAAGTACCTCCGCCGCCGAGGTGAGAGTATCAGCACCATCTCATGAGGTGATGGAAGAAATCATCTCTTTATTAATTGATTTGGGTGCAGTAGATTTACCCCATGATGAGCGTGACGCAATCTTGGAACCTGTAATCCAAGATGGTGTAGCGCCAGATGATTTCTACGTCAGTACAATTTATCCTACCGAAGTCCGAATTAAGGGACAGTGGGTGAAGGTAGAAAATCAACGGATGGATGGCGCGATCGCAATTACTCAAACTCCCACTGGGTTCGTTGCTCGGTGTAAAATACTCCGCGATTTAAAAGTTGGCGAACAGGTAATTGTAGACGTTTTAGGTATCCGTACCATTCGCAAAACAGAATCGCGCGAACTCCGCAACACCCAAGAATTCAGCTTCATGTCGGCGGGCGTTTCCAGCGAACGGCGCGTGGAATTGGTGGTTGAACAAGTAGCTTGGGAATTACGTAAAATCCGCGATGCTGGCGGTAAAGTAGTTGTCACGGCTGGGCCTGTGGTAATTCACACTGGTGGCGGCGAACACCTAGCGCAACTGGTTCGAGAAGGATATGTACAGGCGCTGCTGGGTGGAAATGCGATCGCAGTTCACGACATCGAACAAAATATCATGGGCACTTCCTTAGGTGTGGACATGAAGCGGGGTGTCGCCGTTCGGGGTGGACACCGCCATCACCTCAAGGTAATTAATAGTATCCGCCGTTATGGCAGCATCCCCAAAGCTGTGGAGGCGGGAGCAATTAAAAGTGGCGTGATGTATGAATGTGTCCACAATAATATACCTTTTGTGCTTGCGGGATCGATTCGGGATGACGGGCCTTTACCTGATACCCAAATGGATTTGATTCAAGCACAGGAGGAATATGCCAAACACTTAGAAGGTGCAGAGATGATTTTGATGCTGTCATCGATGCTGCACTCCATTGGCGTGGGGAATATGACTCCGGCGGGTGTGAAAATGGTGTGTGTGGATATTAATCCAGCTGTGGTGACTAAGTTAAGCGATCGCGGTTCTGTAGAATCGGTAGGTGTGGTGACGGATGTGGGATTATTCCTCAGTCTGTTGATTCAGCAGTTAGATAAGTTGACAAGTCCTTATGTAAATAAGGTAGGTTAG
- a CDS encoding DUF2085 domain-containing protein, translating into MTRVAFSEELQINWVSLIADFLLVGMVFGPPIAPFLAASGVSLLPEIADIIYFMGDRVCPQPDMGLDLAPPFIMAVCMRCYGTVTGLLITRLLYGVTRGKGFYWLSQYGGSGAALASVLMMAYPLELAAQIFGFWSFNNYVVTPFGLITGLAWGLFTMPILHGWHGAKTSLHQL; encoded by the coding sequence ATGACAAGAGTAGCTTTCAGTGAAGAGTTGCAGATTAATTGGGTCAGTTTGATTGCTGATTTCTTGTTGGTAGGAATGGTTTTTGGCCCGCCTATCGCTCCCTTTTTGGCTGCGTCTGGAGTGTCTTTGCTTCCTGAGATTGCGGACATCATTTATTTCATGGGCGATCGTGTCTGTCCGCAACCAGATATGGGGTTAGATTTAGCACCACCGTTTATTATGGCTGTATGTATGCGCTGCTACGGCACTGTCACGGGTTTGCTGATTACTCGTCTGCTGTATGGCGTAACTCGTGGTAAGGGATTTTACTGGTTAAGTCAGTATGGTGGGAGTGGTGCAGCTTTAGCTAGTGTGCTGATGATGGCTTATCCTTTGGAATTAGCAGCACAGATTTTCGGTTTCTGGAGTTTTAATAATTATGTGGTTACGCCTTTTGGGTTGATTACTGGTTTGGCATGGGGATTGTTTACTATGCCGATTTTGCATGGGTGGCATGGTGCTAAAACCAGCTTGCATCAATTGTAG